The genomic region CAACTTCTCCAGGAAGTATACCAACCAGAGGGTAGGCAGTGTTTTCAAGCTTTAAAAGGCGGTTTAAAAACATAAAGCCCCCACACTCTGCTAAAATAGGCACGCCTTTTTGCACCCTGGCCTTTAATTCTTTGTGAAGATCCTTCTTTTCGGCTAACGCTCTGGCGAAAAGCTCGGGATAACCACCCCCAAAATAATACCCCTGGGCCTCAGGCAAATCGTCTTTTAATAGAGAGAAAAAAACTAGCTCTGCGCCATATTCTTCAAGTAAAGCGAGATTTTCCTGATAATAAAAGCAAAAGGCCCGGTCTTGGGCCACCGCAATCCTTGCCTTCTGGAAAGGCTTATTCGTGGCGCTATTTTCAAGTTCTATCTCAGGGAGGTCCTGGATGAGACCCTCAAGGTCGATGTTTTTAGCGGCTTCTTTGCCCAGGGTTTCAAACATGTTTTCGCTTATTTCTTCAGCCAAAACCAGGCCCAGGTGACGCCTGGGGATGATGAAATCTTTTAGTCTTGGAAAAAACCCGTAAAGCTTTATTCCGCTCTGGGAAAAGGCCTGGGCAATCATGGCCTCTTGCCTACTGCTCGCAACTTCAGTTATCACAGCGCCTGCTATTTTGAGCGCGGGATCATATTCCTTAAGCCCAAGGGCCAGGGCTGCAAGGGTCTGGGCTGCCCCTTTTGCGCTCAATACCAAAAGCACGGGTATTTTTAAGGCCTTGGCCACCTCTG from Thermodesulfatator atlanticus DSM 21156 harbors:
- a CDS encoding cobyrinate a,c-diamide synthase encodes the protein MKLKAFVTGAATSGSGKTTLTLALARAFRDKGLAVAPFKVGPDYIDPGFLAKAAGRPCYNLDLWMCGKEGLRRSFARGARFANIAVIEGAMGLFDGPLGKTPSSTAEVAKALKIPVLLVLSAKGAAQTLAALALGLKEYDPALKIAGAVITEVASSRQEAMIAQAFSQSGIKLYGFFPRLKDFIIPRRHLGLVLAEEISENMFETLGKEAAKNIDLEGLIQDLPEIELENSATNKPFQKARIAVAQDRAFCFYYQENLALLEEYGAELVFFSLLKDDLPEAQGYYFGGGYPELFARALAEKKDLHKELKARVQKGVPILAECGGFMFLNRLLKLENTAYPLVGILPGEVVLGKKLKALGYRTLLPEEDNFLGRGPFFGHEFRYSSLKNGFQKGFKAFDAEEKEVKTFGLVKENIFATYIHLHFGRTPKAAANFVAYASQVK